Proteins from one Cicer arietinum cultivar CDC Frontier isolate Library 1 chromosome 3, Cicar.CDCFrontier_v2.0, whole genome shotgun sequence genomic window:
- the LOC101495426 gene encoding U1 small nuclear ribonucleoprotein C — protein MPRYYCDYCDTYLTHDSPSVRKQHNAGYKHKANVRSYYLQFEEQQTQSLIDQRIKEHLGQAAAFQQVGVAFNPMMGQRPSLPILPSPRLPIPGNASVLGGQPLFPGMRPLLPRPGPVQGYYSAPGIPPNIPPPGVPSVPGQANTLPRPPTLAPPPMVPENSAAPSSNGAPPMVSSAMYPANSSAPSTGGYESYNPNTQPSTGGYESYNASTQQPEGNR, from the exons ATGCCTCG TTACTATTGTGATTACTGCGATACATATTTGACCCACGATTCT CCATCTGTGAGAAAGCAGCATAATGCAGGTTACAAACACAAG gCAAATGTGAGGTCTTACTACCTGCAATTTGAAGAGCAACAAACCCAAAGTTTAATTGATCAAAGAATCAAGGAACATCTTGGGCAAGCTGCGGCATTTCAGCAAGTCGGTGTGGCTTTTAATCCCATGATGGGTCAAAGACCTTCGCTTCCCATATTGCCATCGCCAAGATTGCCGATTCCTGGAAATGCATCGGTTCTTGGTGGTCAACCACTATTCCCAGGGATGAGACCTCTTTTGCCTAGGCCAGGTCCTGTACAAG GATATTATTCTGCACCTGGCATACCACCAAATATACCTCCACCAGGTGTTCCCTCAGTACCTGGTCAAGCAAATACCCTACCCAGGCCCCCAACACTAGCTCCTCCACCGATGGTTCCTGAAAACAGTGCAGCACCATCCTCCAATGGTGCTCCCCCCATGGTTTCATCAGCAATGTATCCAGCCAATTCATCAGCACCATCAACCGGAGGCTATGAAAGTTACAATCCCAACACTCAACCATCAACTGGAGGCTATGAAAGTTACAATGCCAGCACTCAACAACCAGAGGGCAATCGCTAA
- the LOC101495959 gene encoding uncharacterized protein isoform X1, giving the protein MTKTQPSSAPGDEVEDANEDEKYQETELFEDTLVLDSHFTETDVEMLNLNTEIVEDSEPIENMITDTTCEDEPEVVLDSEDEEMNCTGKVNVAKGFLEDKSSPVVNNYSVLSKKRLFRLPYEQANSTATTSVKSCTGHKGAAIDAESFDGNNHQYLPARLYRAHSPEPEDSIEDALGFVDRYLSSNNVDMFQAVQNGKITMEKSPHVSSAKGILSLLSKKTKARTQIEDKDPFKWVGSDQNEKEAEIFCKKVNASSNFGNHGLTYKRRRQEKGSHIQNNGNCSASNRCDESSVQEPRSAADNKNFLKELDIESCATREDVKTYSSVACLEDMSDIGLDTQIAVEAMDALARLPPNGFHFNDTHQPENTFDGSLSDLEQNHQKDSLCKESPGLHSIALKSYKRNVSSYRYSKVTSSSYGKHTNNQKSDPVSGRLKKKIGSKSTVEGQFKNDSSSLMCSKHVSLEQVCLLGEDVSFKPAAKETKNQNKSIRTRIKHQPSHPTERNNNIEEEGIIRDNRMGNCLVADPVNINVTTKCLKLSTSSCGVATKGMLNHQVQVNPQLSATSSFSKIYSWTYPKGPRGKRKRANARRIFCIDNKESNFYSARSLEVRDVVHKSCLPPVSSGDAIKFQNLHNTHPLLLAHVKLISDKSVAQSSSEISASVAPSEGIQNSNANHKYNEHCKKACEKNLRKSSLLKELIRLGVPKSTSEMMKDMRHRRDMTHVRVLFSQHLDDSVLKQQKKILARLNISTASSSMEATHFIADRFTRTKNMLETMALGKLVLTHLWLESCGQANCFIGEKNYILRDMKKEKEIGFSMPVSLARARQKPLLKGKRVYITPHIKPDKEVVAGLVTAVHGQLVDENQIFADKNDDILDDLLILSCEEDYAICRHFLERGAAVYSSEVVLNGIVIQKLELERHKLFANQVTKNKPGIYNRFGKVYRRRLRPLS; this is encoded by the exons ATGACTAAAACTCAACCTTCATCGGCACCTGGTG ATGAAGTCGAAGATGCAAATGAAGATGAGAAGTATCAGGAAACTGAGCTCTTTGAGGATACTTTAGTGCTCGACAGTCACTTCACAGAAACTGATGTGGAAATGCTCAATCTGAATACTGAGATTGTAGAGGATTCAGAGCCTATAGAGAACATGATAACTGATACAACATGTGAGGATGAACCAGAAGTAGTGCTTGACAGTGAGGATGAAGAAATGAATTGTACAGGCAAAGTGAATGTTGCTAAAGGATTTCTTGAGGATAAAAGTAGTCCAGTAGTGAACAATTATTCGGTGCTATCGAAGAAGAGATTGTTTAGGTTACCATATGAGCAAGCAAACTCAACTGCCACAACTTCTGTGAAATCTTGTACTG GGCATAAAGGAGCTGCAATTGATGCTGAGAGCTTTGATGGCAACAACCATCAATATCTACCAGCTAGGTTATATCGTGCTCACTCGCCAGAGCCCGAGGATTCAATCGAAGATGCACTAGGCTTCGTGGATAGGTACTTGTCGTCGAACAATGTGGACATGTTTCAAGCAGTTCAAAATGGAAAGATCACTATGGAGAAATCACCTCATGTCTCCAGTGCAAAAGGAATATTAAGTCTTTTGTCTAAAAAAACTAAAGCCCGAACTCAAATTGAAGATAAAGACCCTTTCAAATGGGTTGGCAGtgatcaaaatgaaaaagaagcTGAAATTTTCTGTAAAAAAGTAAATGCATCTTCCAATTTTGGAAACCATGGACTGACATATAAGAGAAGAAGACAAGAAAAAGGCAGTCATATACAGAACAACGGAAACTGCAGTGCAAGTAATAGATGTGATGAGAGTTCAGTCCAAGAACCAAGATCGGCAGCTGACAATAAAAACTTTCTCAAGGAGTTGGATATTGAGTCATGTGCCACAAGGGAAGATGTTAAAACTTATTCCAGTGTAGCGTGTCTAGAAGACATGTCTGATATTGGCTTGGACACTCAAATAGCTGTTGAAGCTATGGATGCCTTAGCCCGTCTGCCCCCTAATGGCTTTCATTTCAATGATACCCACCAACCCGAGAATACATTTGATGGATCTTTGAGTGACTTGGAACAAAATCATCAGAAAGATTCTTTATGCAAAGAGAGTCCAGGTTTACATTCTATTGCGCTTAAATCATATAAGAGAAATGTATCTTCTTATAGATATAGCAAAGTAACTTCTAGTTCCTATGGCAAGCACACTAACAATCAGAAGTCAGATCCTGTCTCCGGGagactgaaaaaaaaaattggaagcAAGTCAACTGTTGAGGGGCAGTTCAAAAATGATTCTAGTTCGTTAATGTGCAGTAAACATGTATCACTTGAACAGGTTTGCTTACTAGGAGAGGATGTAAGTTTTAAACCTGCTGCCAAAGAAACCAAAAATCAGAATAAGAGCATACGGACAAGAATCAAACATCAACCAAGCCATCCTACCGAGAGGAACAATAACATTGAGGAAGAGGGTATTATTAGAGATAATAGGATGGGAAATTGTTTAGTGGCAGACCCAGTGAATATAAATGTTACGACAAAATGTCTTAAATTATCTACTAGTTCATGTGGGGTGGCTACGAAAGGCATGTTGAACCATCAGGTTCAAGTTAATCCACAGCTATCGGCAACCAGCAGTTTTTCGAAGATATATTCTTGGACTTATCCAAAAGGACCAAGAGGGAAAAGAAAGCGAGCTAATGCCCGAAGAATTTTCTGTATTGATAATAAAGAAAGCAATTTCTACTCGGCTAGAAGTCTGGAGGTCCGAGATGTTGTGCATAAATCTTGTCTTCCCCCAGTTTCATCTGGTGAtgctataaaatttcaaaacctGCATAATACGCATCCCTTGTTGCttgcacatgttaaattaatttCAGACAAGAGTGTTGCACAATCAAGTTCAGAAATTTCAGCTTCAGTTGCTCCAAGTGAAGGCATACAAAATTCAAACGCTAACCATAAGTACAATGAACACTGCAAAAAGGCATGTGAGAAAAACCTGCGGAAGTCTTCACTTTTAAAGGAACTTATCAGATTAGGAGTTCCCAAGTCCACATCAGAAATGATGAAAGATATGAGACATCGAAGAGATATGACACATGTTCGAGTTCTGTTTAGTCAACATTTGGATGACAGTGTCCTCAAGCAACAAAAGAAG ATATTGGCACGTCTTAATATATCTACTGCGTCAAGCTCAATGGAGGCCACTCATTTCATAGCAGACAGATTTACACGGACCAAGAATATGCTGGAAACAATGGCTCTTGGGAAATTAGTACTGACACACTTATGGCTTGAAAGTTGTGGACAAGCCAACTGTTTTATTGGTgagaaaaattacattttgagggatatgaaaaaggaaaaggaaataggCTTTAGCATGCCAGTTTCTCTTGCTCGAGCAAGACAGAAGCCACTCCTAAAG GGTAAAAGAGTCTACATCACCCCACACATCAAACCTGATAAGGAAGTGGTTGCAGGCTTGGTTACAGCTGTTCATGGCCAG CTAGTGGATGAAAATCAGATATTCGCAGACAAGAATGATGATATCTTAGATGATCTATTGATTCTCTCTTGTGAAGAAGACTATGCAATCTGCCGCCATTTCCTTGAGAGAG GAGCTGCTGTTTACAGTTCGGAGGTTGTTCTGAATGGAATTGTAATCCAGAAATTGGAACTCGAGAG GCATAAACTCTTCGCGAATCAAGTTACAAAAAATAAACCAGGTATATATAATCGGTTTGGGAAGGTTTACAGAAGGCGTTTGAGGCCTCTATCTTGA
- the LOC101495959 gene encoding uncharacterized protein isoform X2, whose translation MTKTQPSSAPGDEVEDANEDEKYQETELFEDTLVLDSHFTETDVEMLNLNTEIVEDSEPIENMITDTTCEDEPEVVLDSEDEEMNCTGKVNVAKGFLEDKSSPVVNNYSVLSKKRLFRLPYEQANSTATTSVKSCTGHKGAAIDAESFDGNNHQYLPARLYRAHSPEPEDSIEDALGFVDRYLSSNNVDMFQAVQNGKITMEKSPHVSSAKGILSLLSKKTKARTQIEDKDPFKWVGSDQNEKEAEIFCKKVNASSNFGNHGLTYKRRRQEKGSHIQNNGNCSASNRCDESSVQEPRSAADNKNFLKELDIESCATREDVKTYSSVACLEDMSDIGLDTQIAVEAMDALARLPPNGFHFNDTHQPENTFDGSLSDLEQNHQKDSLCKESPGLHSIALKSYKRNVSSYRYSKVTSSSYGKHTNNQKSDPVSGRLKKKIGSKSTVEGQFKNDSSSLMCSKHVSLEQVCLLGEDVSFKPAAKETKNQNKSIRTRIKHQPSHPTERNNNIEEEGIIRDNRMGNCLVADPVNINVTTKCLKLSTSSCGVATKGMLNHQVQVNPQLSATSSFSKIYSWTYPKGPRGKRKRANARRIFCIDNKESNFYSARSLEVRDVVHKSCLPPVSSGDAIKFQNLHNTHPLLLAHVKLISDKSVAQSSSEISASVAPSEGIQNSNANHKYNEHCKKACEKNLRKSSLLKELIRLGVPKSTSEMMKDMRHRRDMTHVRVLFSQHLDDSVLKQQKKILARLNISTASSSMEATHFIADRFTRTKNMLETMALGKLVLTHLWLESCGQANCFIGEKNYILRDMKKEKEIGFSMPVSLARARQKPLLKGKRVYITPHIKPDKEVVAGLVTAVHGQLVDENQIFADKNDDILDDLLILSCEEDYAICRHFLERGAAVYSSEVVLNGIVIQKLELESCNN comes from the exons ATGACTAAAACTCAACCTTCATCGGCACCTGGTG ATGAAGTCGAAGATGCAAATGAAGATGAGAAGTATCAGGAAACTGAGCTCTTTGAGGATACTTTAGTGCTCGACAGTCACTTCACAGAAACTGATGTGGAAATGCTCAATCTGAATACTGAGATTGTAGAGGATTCAGAGCCTATAGAGAACATGATAACTGATACAACATGTGAGGATGAACCAGAAGTAGTGCTTGACAGTGAGGATGAAGAAATGAATTGTACAGGCAAAGTGAATGTTGCTAAAGGATTTCTTGAGGATAAAAGTAGTCCAGTAGTGAACAATTATTCGGTGCTATCGAAGAAGAGATTGTTTAGGTTACCATATGAGCAAGCAAACTCAACTGCCACAACTTCTGTGAAATCTTGTACTG GGCATAAAGGAGCTGCAATTGATGCTGAGAGCTTTGATGGCAACAACCATCAATATCTACCAGCTAGGTTATATCGTGCTCACTCGCCAGAGCCCGAGGATTCAATCGAAGATGCACTAGGCTTCGTGGATAGGTACTTGTCGTCGAACAATGTGGACATGTTTCAAGCAGTTCAAAATGGAAAGATCACTATGGAGAAATCACCTCATGTCTCCAGTGCAAAAGGAATATTAAGTCTTTTGTCTAAAAAAACTAAAGCCCGAACTCAAATTGAAGATAAAGACCCTTTCAAATGGGTTGGCAGtgatcaaaatgaaaaagaagcTGAAATTTTCTGTAAAAAAGTAAATGCATCTTCCAATTTTGGAAACCATGGACTGACATATAAGAGAAGAAGACAAGAAAAAGGCAGTCATATACAGAACAACGGAAACTGCAGTGCAAGTAATAGATGTGATGAGAGTTCAGTCCAAGAACCAAGATCGGCAGCTGACAATAAAAACTTTCTCAAGGAGTTGGATATTGAGTCATGTGCCACAAGGGAAGATGTTAAAACTTATTCCAGTGTAGCGTGTCTAGAAGACATGTCTGATATTGGCTTGGACACTCAAATAGCTGTTGAAGCTATGGATGCCTTAGCCCGTCTGCCCCCTAATGGCTTTCATTTCAATGATACCCACCAACCCGAGAATACATTTGATGGATCTTTGAGTGACTTGGAACAAAATCATCAGAAAGATTCTTTATGCAAAGAGAGTCCAGGTTTACATTCTATTGCGCTTAAATCATATAAGAGAAATGTATCTTCTTATAGATATAGCAAAGTAACTTCTAGTTCCTATGGCAAGCACACTAACAATCAGAAGTCAGATCCTGTCTCCGGGagactgaaaaaaaaaattggaagcAAGTCAACTGTTGAGGGGCAGTTCAAAAATGATTCTAGTTCGTTAATGTGCAGTAAACATGTATCACTTGAACAGGTTTGCTTACTAGGAGAGGATGTAAGTTTTAAACCTGCTGCCAAAGAAACCAAAAATCAGAATAAGAGCATACGGACAAGAATCAAACATCAACCAAGCCATCCTACCGAGAGGAACAATAACATTGAGGAAGAGGGTATTATTAGAGATAATAGGATGGGAAATTGTTTAGTGGCAGACCCAGTGAATATAAATGTTACGACAAAATGTCTTAAATTATCTACTAGTTCATGTGGGGTGGCTACGAAAGGCATGTTGAACCATCAGGTTCAAGTTAATCCACAGCTATCGGCAACCAGCAGTTTTTCGAAGATATATTCTTGGACTTATCCAAAAGGACCAAGAGGGAAAAGAAAGCGAGCTAATGCCCGAAGAATTTTCTGTATTGATAATAAAGAAAGCAATTTCTACTCGGCTAGAAGTCTGGAGGTCCGAGATGTTGTGCATAAATCTTGTCTTCCCCCAGTTTCATCTGGTGAtgctataaaatttcaaaacctGCATAATACGCATCCCTTGTTGCttgcacatgttaaattaatttCAGACAAGAGTGTTGCACAATCAAGTTCAGAAATTTCAGCTTCAGTTGCTCCAAGTGAAGGCATACAAAATTCAAACGCTAACCATAAGTACAATGAACACTGCAAAAAGGCATGTGAGAAAAACCTGCGGAAGTCTTCACTTTTAAAGGAACTTATCAGATTAGGAGTTCCCAAGTCCACATCAGAAATGATGAAAGATATGAGACATCGAAGAGATATGACACATGTTCGAGTTCTGTTTAGTCAACATTTGGATGACAGTGTCCTCAAGCAACAAAAGAAG ATATTGGCACGTCTTAATATATCTACTGCGTCAAGCTCAATGGAGGCCACTCATTTCATAGCAGACAGATTTACACGGACCAAGAATATGCTGGAAACAATGGCTCTTGGGAAATTAGTACTGACACACTTATGGCTTGAAAGTTGTGGACAAGCCAACTGTTTTATTGGTgagaaaaattacattttgagggatatgaaaaaggaaaaggaaataggCTTTAGCATGCCAGTTTCTCTTGCTCGAGCAAGACAGAAGCCACTCCTAAAG GGTAAAAGAGTCTACATCACCCCACACATCAAACCTGATAAGGAAGTGGTTGCAGGCTTGGTTACAGCTGTTCATGGCCAG CTAGTGGATGAAAATCAGATATTCGCAGACAAGAATGATGATATCTTAGATGATCTATTGATTCTCTCTTGTGAAGAAGACTATGCAATCTGCCGCCATTTCCTTGAGAGAG GAGCTGCTGTTTACAGTTCGGAGGTTGTTCTGAATGGAATTGTAATCCAGAAATTGGAACTCGAGAG TTGCAACAATTGA
- the LOC101496295 gene encoding zerumbone synthase, whose amino-acid sequence MLRICLRKNGSYSRPLFAERFNRLLSTHQTERKLQDKVALITGAASGIGKATATKFINNGAKVIIADIQQQLGQETAKELGPNATFITCDVTKESDISNAVDFAISEYKQLDIMYNNAGIPCKSPPSIVNLDLALFDKVMAINVRAVMAGIKHAARVMIPRGTGSILCTASVTGVMGGMAQHTYSVSKFAVIGIVKSMASELCKHGIRVNCISPFAIPTPFVMGEMNQIYPHLDSRRLVDVVHNVGVLNGANCEPNDIANAALYLASDDARYVSGHNLVVDGGFTSFKSLEFPAPDQVQ is encoded by the exons ATGTTAAGAATTTGTTTGAG aaaaaatgGTTCCTATTCAAGGCCTTTGTTTGCTGAGAGGTTCAACAGGTTATTGTCTACTCATCAGACTGAAAG GAAGCTACAAGACAAGGTAGCACTGATAACTGGGGCAGCTAGTGGAATAGGAAAAGCTACAGCAACAAAATTCATCAATAATGGAGCCAAGGTAATTATTGCTGATATTCAACAACAGCTTGGCCAAGAGACTGCAAAAGAACTAGGACCTAATGCAACCTTCATAACTTGTGATGTAACTAAAGAGTCAGACATATCCAATGCAGTTGATTTTGCAATTTCTGAATACAAACAACTTGATATCATGTATAACAATGCAGGGATACCCTGTAAAAGTCCTCCAAGCATTGTTAACCTTGATCTAGCATTGTTTGACAAAGTCATGGCCATAAATGTTCGCGCGGTTATGGCGGGCATCAAGCATGCAGCACGTGTAATGATCCCGCGTGGAACCGGGTCTATACTATGCACTGCCAGTGTTACCGGAGTAATGGGAGGGATGGCGCAACACACATACTCGGTATCCAAGTTTGCAGTTATAGGCATTGTTAAATCTATGGCTTCAGAGCTATGCAAACATGGAATCCGAGTCAATTGCATATCGCCTTTTGCCATCCCTACTCCTTTTGTCATGGGCGAAATGAATCAGATATATCCGCACCTTGATTCTCGAAGACTTGTAGACGTTGTTCATAATGTTGGTGTACTAAATGGAGCAAATTGTGAACCTAATGATATTGCCAATGCTGCACTTTACCTTGCATCTGATGATGCCAGGTATGTCAGTGGACATAATTTAGTTGTAGATGGAGGTTTCACATCTTTTAAGAGTTTGGAGTTTCCTGCACCAGATCAAGTGCAATAG
- the LOC101496624 gene encoding uncharacterized protein has protein sequence MMTSLKLNLAHTMILCPRSITSIIAFSPSSLTHFQHASSSSPIIGIGDYTIRTHSHSHPFPPESENQVEDLRVPHRWLLPTNALQESEWLRVTLHKWLDDEYCPEETNVEISRVAANSYYNSLIHKQTDLGEILLNIARELESISYKESFHGAFSSANAAVSLIAQRIEQFCHPN, from the exons ATGATGACAAGCTTGAAGTTGAATCTAGCTCATACCATGATTCTATGTCCCCGCAGCATCACTTCTATAATCGCATTTTCACCATCCTCTCTCACTCACTTCCAACacgcttcttcttcttcaccaATAATTGGTATTGGTGATTATACTATCCGCACCCATTCACATTCTCATCCATTTCCACCAGAATCTGAAAACCAAGTTGAAGATCTTCGTGTTCCTCATCGTTGGTTACTCCCAACCAATGCCCTCCAG GAATCAGAGTGGCTAAGGGTTACTTTACACAAATGGTTGGATGATGAATACTGTCCTGAGGAAACCAATGTGGAGATAAGCAGAGTTGCTGCCAACTCCTATTACAATTCTTTGATACATAAACAAACTGATTTGGGTGAGATTTTGTTGAATATAGCACGTGAATTGGAGTCCATTTCTTATAAAGAAAGTTTTCATGGTGCTTTCTCATCTGCAAATGCTGCTGTAAGCCTAATTGCTCAGCGGATTGAACAATTCTGCCACCCAAATTGA